The window CGGCGAAGATCACGGATTTGATGGGGCGAGCGGGCCTGCTGCCCCAGGCAGACGTACTCATTGTGGGGCTCGGCAACCGTCGTGCCACTCCGGACTCTCTCGGGCCCAGCGTGGTGGATCGGTGCCTGGTCACGCGACACCTTCACCGCTACGCCCCAAGAAGCATACCGCCTGCCTGGCGTTCGGTCAGCGGCCTGGCTCCCGGCGTCCTGGGAGTAACGGGAATAGAAACCCTGGAGGTGGTCAAGGGAGCCGTGGCGCACGTGCACCCGGGGCTGATAATCGCGGTCGACGCCCTGGCCGCCCAGGAGGTGAGGAGGCTGGGGACCACCATCCAGCTGTGCGACACGGGCGTCAACCCAGGCTCCGGAACGGGCAAGGCGCGCGAAGGGCTCAATCGCTACACTCTGGGAAGACCGGTGATTGCCATCGGGCTGCCGACCGTCGTGCGTGCTCCGGTGCTGGCACACGACCTGTTTGCCCGCCTGACCGCTTCTGATGGCCCGGAACGGGACCAGAACCTGCAGCGGGCGCTGGACGACCTCCTGTCACCCTTCGGGGGTGATCTGACCGTAACCCCCAAGGAGATCGACAATCTGATTGATCAGGTATCGGCCATTATTGCCTCGGGCATAAACCGGGCGCTATTTCCGGACTTGAGCGAGGAGGAGGTTGCTTATTTGGTATGAAGTGCGCGGGTCAGGCCGCCTCTTCCGGCAAACGCACCGACTGCTGACGGCCAAACCAGGCTAACGCCGCGCCGCCAGGCCCGCCAGGAACAGGCCGTTGGCCAGCAAGGCCGCCCCTCCACCACCTGCCGTATTTTGCTTTCTTGGCATAAGGCACGTATATTTCTTCCCAAAACGGCCAAATTAATACCACAAAGGAAAGGGGAGCAAGGAGCCCGGCTCCTTGCCCCCGCTCTTTGCCCCGGTTAGCGGCCGCCGGTAGGAGTGACAGGCGCGCCGTAGGCTTGAGGAGCAGTGGTCTGACCGGCCAGGCCCTGCTCATAGGCCTGGATCATCCGGCGTACCATGTGCCCTCCTACCGCGCCGCACTGCCGGGAGGGGATATCGCCCCAGTAGGAGCCATCCCCTACGTTGAGCCCGACCTCAGCCGCCATCTCGTACTTGAAACGATCCATGGCCGCACGGGCTTCGGGGATGATTATGCGGTTGCTCCTTTGGCCCTGACCCATTCCGGTTCACCTCCTCTGCTCTTTTTGGCCGGCACTATATATTCTGGCTCTCGTCCCGGGCTCAATACCCTGTAAAAAAACGCAGAGGAGGGAACGGGCTCTTAATCTAAATTTTTAATTGTTTCTGCAATTTGTTGACTGCCTCCCTAAGCGGAGGCCAGGCTTGCGGCTGGGACAACCACCAGGAAGCGTCCCGTCGGGCCACACCGATCAGCTTGGCATCACGCACCAGGTCCGCCATCCTGAACTCCGGCCAGCCGTGCTGCCGGGTGCCGAAGAATTCGCCCGGACCTCTTAACCGTAAGTCTGACTCGGCCACGGCAAACCCGTCCTGGCAGGTGGTGAGTACGCGAAGCCGTTCTCGGCTCAGCTTGCCGCGGGGACGCCCGATGAGGTAGCAGTAAGCCGGCCTCTCGCCTCTGCCCACCCGGCCGCGAAGTTGGTGCAGTTGCGCCAGCCCAAAGCGTTCTGCCCCCTCGATCACCATTACGGTAGCCTGAGGCACGTCTATGCCCACCTCGATTACCGTAGTGGCCACGAGCACTTGCACCTCTCCGCGGCGGAAGGCTTCCATCACTTTTTCCCGTTCCTCCCGTTTGAGGCGCCCGTGTACCAGGCCCACGGTCAGATCGGGAAAGGTTTCGCGCCTCAGGCGCTCGGCAAGTTCTTCCGCGGCCTCGGCCTGTATTACTTCCGAATCTTCCACCAGGGGGCACACTACATAGGCCTGGCCTCCCTGGGCCGCCTCGCGCCGCACGGCGCCGTAGGCGTCCTGGCGCCGCGACTCGGGCAGAAAGACCGTCTTGACCGGCCTTCTTCCCGGAGGAAGACCCTCAATTACCGAGACCTCCAGGTCGCCGTAGAGGGTTAGTGCCAGAGTACGCGGGATGGGGGTAGCGGTCATTACCAGGACGTCCGGGCATCCACCCTTCTCCAGGAGCCTGGCCCGCTGGCCCACTCCAAAACGGTGCTGTTCGTCGATTACCACCAAGCCCAGCCGGCGGAAGGCAACGCCCTCCTGGATGAGGGCGTGAGTCCCCACGGCAATCTCCACTTCGCCCCGGGCCAGGCGCTGCAGAGCTTCCTCCCTTTCCCTCCCCGTCAGGCTGCCGGTCAGCAGCGCCACCCGAAGGCCGAGGGGAGCCAGCCACTTCTGGAAGGTAGAGGCGTGCTGCTCGGCCAGGATTTCGGTGGGCGCCATGAGCGCGGCCTGGTAACCCCCCTGCACCGCCTTGACCATGGCCGCGCCGGCGATCACGGTCTTTCCCGAGCCGACATCTCCTTGCAGCAGGCGCGCCATGCGCCGGGGGCTTTCCATGTCCTGTTTGATTTCCTGCCAGACCTTTTCCTGCCCGGGGGTAAGAGAGAAGGGAAGCGAGGAGAAGAAACGCTGCACCAGTTCGCCGTCCGGGGCATGGGCCACACCCGTGTTTTCGGCCCGGTTTCGGCTGCTGCTCAGAAGGGCCAATTGAAAAAGGAACAGTTCTTCGTAGGCCAGGCGGGTTCTGGCCTGCAGCAAGGTCTGGGGGGTGCTCGGGAAGTGGATCTGTCGCAAGGCCTCGGCAATGCCGGGGAGCCGGTAACGCCGGCGCAATTCGGAAGGGAGCACTTCGGGAAAGGCATCGGCGTACTCATCCAGAACCCGGCACATGAGCTGGCGCAGGGTGCGCTGTGAGAGCCCTCGGGTGAGTGAGTAGAAGGGTACGATCCGGGCCTGGCCAAGGCTTTCTTCTTCCCGGGCCACCTCGTATTCCTGGACCAGGATCTCCCTTTGTCCCAGGAACTGTCTGACTTTGCCGGTGACGATCACGCGGCATCCGGCCTGGAGCTGCTGTTTTACGTATGGCTGATTAAACCAGGTTGCCCAGGCCCGGCCGCTGCGGTCGGCTACCAGTGCCCGGGTTACCACGAGCTTGTCGTTCGGCCGCCTCTCCTCTACCGCTACCACCGTACCCGAGGCGGTACAGGTGTCGCCGGGGTTGAGGCTGCCCAAAGGTGTGAGGAAGCGTC is drawn from Clostridia bacterium and contains these coding sequences:
- the recG gene encoding ATP-dependent DNA helicase RecG, whose protein sequence is MGARDLDLPVQYLKTVGPQRARLLARLGVLTVRDLLLYFPRRYEDRRFLTPLGSLNPGDTCTASGTVVAVEERRPNDKLVVTRALVADRSGRAWATWFNQPYVKQQLQAGCRVIVTGKVRQFLGQREILVQEYEVAREEESLGQARIVPFYSLTRGLSQRTLRQLMCRVLDEYADAFPEVLPSELRRRYRLPGIAEALRQIHFPSTPQTLLQARTRLAYEELFLFQLALLSSSRNRAENTGVAHAPDGELVQRFFSSLPFSLTPGQEKVWQEIKQDMESPRRMARLLQGDVGSGKTVIAGAAMVKAVQGGYQAALMAPTEILAEQHASTFQKWLAPLGLRVALLTGSLTGREREEALQRLARGEVEIAVGTHALIQEGVAFRRLGLVVIDEQHRFGVGQRARLLEKGGCPDVLVMTATPIPRTLALTLYGDLEVSVIEGLPPGRRPVKTVFLPESRRQDAYGAVRREAAQGGQAYVVCPLVEDSEVIQAEAAEELAERLRRETFPDLTVGLVHGRLKREEREKVMEAFRRGEVQVLVATTVIEVGIDVPQATVMVIEGAERFGLAQLHQLRGRVGRGERPAYCYLIGRPRGKLSRERLRVLTTCQDGFAVAESDLRLRGPGEFFGTRQHGWPEFRMADLVRDAKLIGVARRDASWWLSQPQAWPPLREAVNKLQKQLKI
- a CDS encoding alpha/beta-type small acid-soluble spore protein, giving the protein MGQGQRSNRIIIPEARAAMDRFKYEMAAEVGLNVGDGSYWGDIPSRQCGAVGGHMVRRMIQAYEQGLAGQTTAPQAYGAPVTPTGGR
- the gpr gene encoding GPR endopeptidase; amino-acid sequence: MDRWNLLERYGLSIDLAVEAHALLRGATTEEVPGVREDKEELDFATVTTITVLNATGERAMRRPVGTYVTIEAPTLGQPVPEARKQLVELLAAKITDLMGRAGLLPQADVLIVGLGNRRATPDSLGPSVVDRCLVTRHLHRYAPRSIPPAWRSVSGLAPGVLGVTGIETLEVVKGAVAHVHPGLIIAVDALAAQEVRRLGTTIQLCDTGVNPGSGTGKAREGLNRYTLGRPVIAIGLPTVVRAPVLAHDLFARLTASDGPERDQNLQRALDDLLSPFGGDLTVTPKEIDNLIDQVSAIIASGINRALFPDLSEEEVAYLV